The genomic DNA TGCGCAGCCGGGTGATCTTCACCGGATCCACCGGGTCGACCACCTGCGTCAGGTCCATCGACAGCGGTCCTCGCTTCGAGCGGAAGGTCGAGAACCCCTGGCCGTGCCAGGTCTCGTAGGTCATCGAGGGGTCGCGCACCACCGCGGCCATGGGCGAGAACGCCTTGCCGGTCAATTGGTCGTAGATGTAGAAGCCCTCGCTCGGCCGGTTCGACACCGGGTCGTTCGACCACGGCGTCAGCTGGTAGTCGCGGCTGTTGCGGCTCCAGGTGAAGCCGGCGCCTTCGGCCGAAACATGGAAGCCGAAGGAAGCGTTGGAGATGACGTTGATCCAGGGCTGCGGCGTCGTGCGCCGCCCGGTCAGCCGCGTCACATAGTGACGGCCATCACCGTCGAAGCCGCCAAAGCCGTTCCAGAGGCCGAGGCCGCCGCCGTCGGCGGCGATATCGGCTCCGCGGCTTGCCGGCACCGGCAAGGGCGGAAGGGTCGGCTCGCGCGGCGTCCCGCCCTCGGCCTGTTGCAAGGCGTCGCGGGCTTGCAATGCGGCCGTCTCGGCCCGTTCGAGCTGGTCGAAGATGGTGCCGTTGCGGGTATGGAGCGCCACGCGCGCGACCGACAGCAGGGTCTTGTAGGTCGGCTCGTCCATCAGGTCGCGGCGCACGGCGAAGATGTGCTGGCGGGGCCCAAGCTCGCGCCCGCGCAGGCGGCTGTTCTCGCACAGCGTTTCCACCGCGCGCTGCAGGTCCTGCACATAGGAGGATGCCTGCTCGTTGACGACGATGAAGTCGATCATCATGCCGCGGGCGCGCATATATTCCTGGAAGCGCAGCGCCTGGGCGACGATCTCAAGATCGGCGACGTCGCCGATGCGCACGAGGAAGATCGGGAAATCGCCGGAGATGCTGGTCGGCCAGAGGCTCGACTGACGACCGAGGCCCGAGGCGATCGATTCCGCGGGCAGACGCAGGAACGGGTCCGGATAGATCAGGTAACGCGCCAGCTTCTGCACATTCGCGGCGTCGGTCAGGCTGAGGCCGAGATGGCGTGTCTGCACCTGGCTGCGCGTCCAGGCGAGCATCGCCTGGCGGGCGAAGCTTTCCTGATGGTCGAGGCGACCGATCGCCTCGTTGAGCTCGCCGCGGTTGGCGCCGACAACGGTCCAGAAGGTCAGCGAGATCTTCTTGTTGGCCGGCACGCGCACCTGGCGGCGGAGCGCCGCCACCGGGTCGAGCGTGAAGCCCTGGTGGCCGCCAAGCCTGGCGCCCGGATCGAAAGCGGCGGCATCGGCGATGGTACGACCCCGGCCAATGAAGGCACGGCGGTCGGTTTCCGCCTCCGCGTCGCGCGAGGGACCCGCCGGATCGGTGACGAAATGCACCATCGTGATGTCGGGCTCGTTCTTCTCGCGCTTGCGCCTGGTGGCGAAGATCGCGCCGTTGTTCTGCGCAATCTCGGTCTCGACGAACATCTTCGAAAACGCCGGATGGGCGTTGTCAGAGGCTTCGTTGCCCAGCACCAGCTCGGCGAAGGAGGTTACCTCGATGTGCCGGTCGGTGGCGCCGTCATTGTAGAGCGTGATGCGGCGGCCTTCGCCATTGCCTTCCGAAATCACGATGCATTCGACTTCCGAACGCAGCGAGCCGACCGACTTGGTGAAGCTCGCCTTGTCGTCGGCAAACAGCGTCTGCACGCGTTCACCCTCCGCGCGCTTTGGTTCGGCTGTCGCCGACCACCAATCGCCGTTCGCGGTATCGCGCAGGAAGATGTAGGAGCCGAGACGGTCCTCGCTCGGGTCCGGCTGCCAGCGGGTGACGGCAAGCTCGCCGAAGCGGCTGTAGCCGGAGCCGGTTGCGGTGACCATGACCGAGTAGCGGCCGTTGGACATGACATTGGTCGCGCGCAGCGCCTTGATCGGATCGAGGATGATGCGGCTGTCGGGGCTCTCGGTCTCGGTCTCGTCCTTGGCGCGCTCGTCGGCCTCGGTGCGGACTGTGGCGGTCGGAATGTCGCGCGGCGCCTTCTCCTGCAGCAGCAGTTCGGCCGACTCGATCACCGGGTCGCTGTGGAAACGTTCGCGCAACCGGCCCTCGAAGATGGCATCCGCCACGGCGGCGATCGACATGCCGGAATGGTGGGCCATGTAGTTCTGGACGACAGCGTGGTCGCTGCCTTCCGGCACGCGTTGCGGCGTGAAATCGACCGCATCATAATAGCCGTGGCGGCCGAGCGCGCCGATCGAGCGCAGCCGCATCAGGTTCTGCACGGCCTCGCGCGGATTGAACTGCGCCGCCAGGATCGTGGCGTAAGGCGCGATCACGGTGTTCTGGCCGAGGCCACGCTTCAGGCCGAGGCCGGGCACGCCGAAATTGGTGTACTGGTAGGTGAGCTCGCGGTCGCGGGCGTTGTAGGCCGCTTCCGAGATGCCCCAGGGCACGTTCTTGGAACGCGCATACTGGATCTGGCGCTTGATGATGAGCTTGCTGGTCTGGTTGAGGATCGAGCCCTGCGGCTCCTTCATCACCAGCGGCGGCATCAGATACTCGAACATCGAGCCCGACCAGGACATCAGCGAGCCCTTGAAGCCGATCTCGACGATCGGGCGGCCGAGCCTGAACCAGTGCTCCGTCGGCAGGTCGCCCTTGGCGATGGCGAACAGGCTGGTCAGTCGCGCCTCGGAAGCGAGCAGGTCGTAGCAGCTCTCGTCGAGCTGGTGCTCCTCGACACGGTAGCCGATCGACAGAAGCTTGCGCTCCTGCCGCATCAGGAAGGAGAAATCCATCTCGAAGGCGTAGCGGCGGCAGCGTCCGCGCAGCGCCAGCAGCTTGGTGCGGAGCGCCGAGACCGCACTTTCGTCATTGTGCGAATCGTGCACATGCGCCTCGCAGGTCGCCTCCAGCCTGGCCGCCCAGTCGGCGATGACATCGCTCTTCGGTGATGCCGCCTCGGTGTGGATCGCCGTGGCGAGCTTGCGGATCTCGCCGGCCAGCACCGCGAGGTTGATGGTGCGGATCGAGGCCATCTCGGGCTGCGCCTTGATGGTCATCACCGCGCGGCGCATGCCGTCGAGCCGGTCGGCGAGACGCTGGCGCAGCGGCCGCAACTGCCGGCGGTCGTCGGGCAAGTCCTCAAGGCTCTCGTCGAGGATGGTGACGGTGTCGAGGATACCCTCGAAATCGCCCTGCAGGTGGACCGAAGGCGCCTCGGCCCATTCGGCGCAGGTCGCGGCCACCGCGACCAGATGGCCGGCGAGATTGCCGCTGTCCACCGCCGAGATATAGAGCGGATAGAGCGGCTTCAGCGTCGTCGTGTCGTACCAGTTGTAGAGATGCCCGCGGTCGCGCGGCATGTTCTCGATGGTGGTCATCGTGGCGTCGATGCGGGTGATGGCGTCGGCAAGGCTGATCCAGCCGAAATCGCGCGCCGACACCACCGAGAGCAGGTAGACGCCGATATTGGTCGGCGAAGTGCGCGGCGCCACCACCGGCGCCGGGCTTTCCTGGAAATTGTCGGGCGGCAGGTAATGATGCTCGGCCGTCACGAAGGTCTCGAAATAGTGCCAGGTGCGACGCGCCACGGTGCGCAGCGCATGGATGTCGGACGCCGAAATGCGCAGCCTGTCCTCGGTCTCTGCCGAGCGGCTGATCCAGCAGGCGACGGCGGGCGAGCCGATCCAGAAAAGCGCGAAGAAGAAGGCGACGAACGCACCAGTGGAATCGGCCAGCACCGGAATGGCAAGGCCGACGATGCCGATGATCACGGCGCCGTACATCATGCTGTAATAGGAGCCGAGATCGCTGCCGCCGCTCTTGTGCGCCTGCGAGGCGGTGCGCCACTCGAGAAGGTTCTGGCGGCTGACGAAGAGCCGGTAAAGCGTGCGGATGATGGCATCGCCCATCATCCAGGCGAGATGCGCCATCAACAGCACTTTCAAGGCCACCAGCGCCGTGCCGAAGACCGTGTCGCGCGCCAGCGCCGAGAAGTGGCCGCGCGGCGTCTGGTCGCCGCTCTTCGGCAGGATGCCGTTGACGATGTCGAAGGTGGGCGCCATGAACAGGCTGAGGATCAAAAGCGCCTGCCACTGCGCGGCCTGCGTGAAGGGCAGCAGCGTCCAGCCGGCGATACAGGCCATCACCCAGAAGATCGGGGTCAGCGTGCGACGCAGATTGTCGACCATCTTCCAGCGCGACAGCGCCGGAACGCCGGAACGAGGATCGAACATGAAGCCGAGCAATTGCCAGTCGCCGCGTGCCCAGCGGTGATGGCGCGAGGCGTCGACCGAGTAGCGGGTCGGATAGTCCTCGACCAGCTCGACATCGGTGACAAGGGCCGCACGCGCCAGGGCGCCTTCGAGCAGGTCGTGGCTGAGGATGGTGTTTTCCTCGATGCGGCCCTTCAGCGCCGCCTCGAAGGCATCGACGTGATAGAGGCCCTTGCCGGTGAAGGAGCCGTCGCCGAAGACGTCCTGATAGACGTCAGAGACGGCGAAGACGTAAGGGTCGAGACCGCGATTGGCCGAGAAGACGCGCTGGAAGAACGAGGCATCGTCGCCGCTGGTCAGCGATGCCGTGATGCGTGGCTGCAGGATGGTGTAGCCGGCGGTGACGAGGCGCTTTGCCGGGTCGAAATGCGGGCGGTTCAGCGGGTGCGCGAGCTTGCCGACCAGCGTCGAGACGGCGTCACGCGTGGTGCGCGTGTCGGCGTCGAGCGTCATCACATAAGTGACTTTTTCCGGCAGCGGCACGTCGAGCGGCAGGAAGGTGGTGTCGCTGTCGCCGCGCAGCAGGAGGTTGAGCTCATGCAGCTTGCCGCGCTTGCGCTCCCACCCCATCCAGCAGCCCTGCGCCTGGTTGTAGAGCCGCCGGCGATGCAGAAGATAGAAGCGCGGCGCGCCCTCCGATGGATAGCGGGCGTTCAGCCTGGCGATCTCGTCACGGGCATATTGCAGGATCTCGATGTCGGCGGCGTCGATCTCGGTCTTGGAATCCGGCCAGTCGGACAAGAGCGCGAAATGGATCTCTTCCGCCGTGTTGGCGAGGTGATGCACCTCGATGTTGCGGATGTTTTCCTCGACGTCGTCGCGCGAGCCGATGAGCGACGGCACCACGCAGAGCGTGCGCGCCGCGGCCGGGATGCCGTGCTTGTAATCATAGCCGACAAGCCGTGTCGGCTTCAGGAACAGCGCCACGACGGTGTTGAAGAAGGCCAACGCGCCTTCGCTGGCGGGCACCGCGAACAGCGCCAGCATCAGCGTGACCGACTCCACCGACAGCCCGAGAGTGGCGAGCGCCCTTCCCGACAGCACAAGCAGCAGCGCGGTCAGCAGGAAGACCGGCACGACGATACCGAGCCAGCCGGCGCTGGCAAAAGCGCGCTTGAAGGTCACATAGAAGGGCGGCCGGTAGCCGATCGCCTTTTCCAGCTCCGGCCTGCGCGGCCCTACCAGGAAGAAACCGACATCTGTATGCACCGCGGGATCGGCGGTCTCGGGGACGCCGGACGCGTCGGTGACCCCAGGCGTGTGGCCCGCAAGCTCGATCGCCTTTTCGGCGACGCGGTACTCGGAAAGGTCTGAGCGGCGCGCCATCTGCTCGATCGCGGTGCGGTACTGGTCGCGCGAGAAGAAATCGAGCGCGGCGAAATCGGTGCGCTCGCGCAGCAGCGTGTCGATGCGGCTGACGCCCTCGAACCAGACCGTCCAGTCGACGTCGTTGATGAGGCGCAGGCCGCGGATAATGTTGCCGGTGGTGACGTTGCCGCTGGAGAGCGTCTGATGCTCCGAGATGATGATCTCTTCGGCGTCCGAGCCGGTCTTCTCGAGCTCGCCCTCCAGCCATTCCAGCGCCCGGCCGGCATTCTGCGAGCCGTCGCGCAGGCGGTAGAGGAGCTGGGTGGCGAAAGTCGTGTCCTGCGCGTGCGCGGCGTAGGTCGACAGGATCCTGGTCCGGTCGGCATTGTCGTCGGTCGCGAGCACGCGGTCGGCGACCTCGTTGGCGATCTGGCGCATCTGCCGGGTGCGGTTGACGCGCACCGCGATACGGCGGAGGTTTTCGATCAGCACGAAACGCAGCAGCGAGGGCAGCGCCCAGAGCTCGCCGATCTTCAGCGGCTCGACTGCCTGGAAGCCTTCGACAATCGCCTTGAACATGGTCGCCGAGACCGAGCTGTCAGAATGCTCGACATAGCTCCAGGCAACGGCAAAGGCGCGCGGCAGGGCGGAGCCGTCGGCAAGCTTGAGCGTCGGCAACTGGCGGTAGAAACGGCGCGGCAGGTCGCGCTTGACCTGGAAGATGGTCTCCTCGACCAGATAATTGTTGTCGAGCAGCCATTGCGCCGCGGGTGTGATCGTCTCGCCCTTGGCCTGGGCGGCATTGGTCGAACGGTAGACTTCGAGAATCTTCTTGGCGCTGTCGCGGATGCGGGCCTGGAATTCGAACGGCGCCAGACCGAACAGCTCCCGGACTTCGCCGTCGGCAAGTGCTGCGCCCAGCGCGCGCAGCCGGTCCTCAGGCAGGAAATTGGAGCGTATCGGCGCTTCCGTGACAACCGGGAAGCCGGCGCTTGTCTGTTCGATCTTGGTGGGATTCGTCTGAATGTTCATTGATTATTCCGTAAGGCGGGGCGCAATGCGGCGTCACCGCCACGGCAATGGCCCTAAAACCGGTTCAAATGCAATTGGTTGCATGGCAGGTCCGGTCGAAAGTTTTTTTGCGCTCCATGACAGGGGCGTCCCCTTTCGACAACTCAAGGGCGAACGCCCCTCGCTTCCCCGCCCCGGGGTCCGATCAGGGAAAGGATTCAGGCTTTTTCGTGGTACATGCAAGGGGCCGGGTGATATTTCGCCCGCGCCGCGATCATGTTTGGAAACAGCCGTTAATCGTTGGCGGCGAGGTTGAAGAGCCTGATAACGAACAGAGGCCCCTGCCCTTCAGGCTCCAGGCGCAATTTCGGGCTGTCTCGGTCGAGAATCAAAATGTCCAGCGGGCCGAGGCTTGCGAGGTCCTGGGAGAAGACTTTGACGCCGACACCGACCGGCAGGACAAGCGTCGTATCGCTGCCGGCGTCAATCTCTCTTTCACTCGAGAGCGACAGCCGCTCGACGGTATGGCCCATGCGGCCCCGGCGCGTCATGACGTTGAGATCGATGATCGGGCCACTGATCAGGGTGGCACTGGTCGGCACGTCTCCGGGGAAGGAAAGCGGCGCCGAGGCTGTCGTCAGCCGCGACGCGGGCTGGCCGGCGATATCGAGCACGATGCCTTCGCCTTCGAGCACCGCGAGCGTGCGGTCGATACCGGCAAAGCTGGAGAACGGCCCGCCCGTCTCGACGCGGGCCATCGAGATGCGCCAGTCGAAATCGTCGAGCCCGGCAGAGTCAGGCGAGACGGCGATCTCGGTCGTCGTGCCGCCGCCATTCTTCCACGGCATGACCCGGTAGCCGGCGGCACGAAGGATACGCATCGCTTCAGCCCAGAATGCCCGGCAGGTTGAGCTGATGCTCCTTGGCGCAGGCAATCGCTATGTCGTAACCGGCATCGGCGTGGCGCATGACGCCGGTCGCCGGATCGTTCCAAAGCACGCGCTCCAGGCGCTTCGCCGCGTCCGGCGTGCCGTCGGCGACGATCACCATGCCGGCATGCTGCGAAAAGCCCATGCCGACGCCGCCGCCATGATGCAGCGAAACCCAGGTGGCGCCGGACGCGGTGTTGAGCAGCGCGTTGAGAAGCGGCCAGTCGGAAACGGCGTCGGAGCCGTCCCTCATCGCCTCGGTCTCGCGGTTCGGCGACGCGACCGAGCCGGAATCGAGATGGTCGCGGCCGATGACGACCGGCGCCTTGAGCTCGCCCTTGGCCACCATCTCGTTGATGGCGAGACCGAGGCGATGGCGGTCGCCGAGGCCGACCCAGCAGATGCGCGCCGGCAGACCCTGGAAGGAGATGCGCTCGCGCGCCATGTCCAGCCAGTTGTGGAGATGCGTGTTGCCGGGGGTGAGCTCCCGCACCTTGGCGTCGGTCTTGTAGATATCCTCCGGATCGCCGGAGAGTGCGGCCCAGCGGAACGGGCCGATGCCGCGGCAGAACAACGGACGGATATAGGCCGGCACGAAGCCCGGGAAGGCGAAGGCGTTCTCAAACCCCTCGTCCTTGGCGACCTGGCGGATGTTGTTGCCGTAGTCCAGCGTCGGCACGCCGGCGTTCCAGAACGCCACCATCGCCTCGACATGCTCGCGCATCGAGGCGCGGGCCGCCTTCTCCACGGCCTTGGGGTCGGAGGTGCGCTTCTCGCGCCATTCAGCCATGGTCCAGCCCTTGGGCAGATAGCCGTTGATGGGGTCGTGGGCCGAGGTCTGGTCGGTGAGGATATCGGGGCGGACGCCGCGCCTGAACATCTCCGGCACGATCTCCGCCGTGTTGCCGAGCAGGCCGACCGACTTCGCCTCGCCGGCCTTGGTCCAACGCTCGATCATTTCCATGGCCTCGTCGAGCGTCTCGGCCTTCTCGTCGAGATAGCGGGTGCGCAGGCGGAAATCGATCGAGTCCGGATTGCATTCGATCGCCAGGCAGCAGGCGCCGGCCATGACGGCGGCGAGAGGCTGGGCGCCGCCCATGCCGCCGAGACCGCCGGTCAGGATCCACTTGCCCTTGAGATTGCCGCCATAGTGCTGGCGGCCCGCTTCCACAAAAGTCTCATACGTGCCCTGCACGATGCCCTGCGTGCCGATATAGATCCAGGAGCCGGCCGTCATCTGGCCGTACATCATCAGGCCCTTCCTATCGAGCTCGTTGAACTTCTCCCAATTCGCCCAATGCGGCACGAGGTTGGAGTTGGCGATCAGCACGCGCGGCGCGTCCTTGTGGGTGCGGAAGACGCCGACCGGCTTGCCGGACTGAACCAGCAGCGTCTCGTCCTCGCCGAGCGTCTTCAGCGTGGCGGCGATACGGTCGAAATCGTTCCAGGTGCGCGCCGCCCGGCCGATGCCGCCATAGACGACCAGCTCGTTCGGGTTCTCGGCGACCTCCGGATCGAGGTTGTTCATGAGCATGCGCAGCGGCGCCTCGGTGGTCCAGTAGCGGGCGTTGAGCTTGTCACCGCGGGGCGCGCGCACTTCGCGGATGTTGTGACGGGGATTGTTCATCATTGTCCCTTTCAAGCAAGGCGGGCGGCGCGGGTCAGCGCCTTGCCCAGTCAATGGCGGTTTCGAGGATGGTCTTCAGCGTGGCGCGGATCGGCGCGGCGTAGCTGGGGTCGTATGGCACCGGCCAGTTTTCCGGCGCTCCCTTCTTGTTCGGCTCGCGCATATAGCCGCGGTTGGAGAGCTCCATCTGCAGCGCATGGACACCGTTCTGCGGCTGGCCGAAGCTTCGCGTGATCCAGCCCCCCTTGAAGCGGCCGTTGACCACCCAGGTCTCGCCGGTCGCGGCGAGGATTTCGGCCACCTTTTGCTGCAGCGACGGATCGGCGCTCTTGCCGTCATTGGTGCCGAGGTTGAAGACCGGCAGCGTGCCTTCGAACAGGCGCGGCAGCACCGAGCGGATCGAATGGCAGTCATAGAGAACGATGTTCTCGTGGATGCCGCGCAACCGGTCGATTTCGCCCTGCAAGGCGGCATGATACGGAACGAAATAAGTCTCGCGGCGCTCATCGATCTCGGACGGCGTCGGTTCGTCGCCCATGTTATAGAGCGGATCGCCGTCGAACGTGTCCGTCGGGCACAGGCTGGTCGTCGCCTGTCCAGGATAAAGCGAGACGCCGGAAGGGTCGCGGTTGACGTCGATGACGGTGCGCGAAATGGCGGTGTGGACGACGGTCGCACCGAGGTCGGCTGCGAAATCGTAGAGCTTGTCGATCCACCAGTCGCAGTCGCGGCGGCCGAGCCAGGTCGAGACCAGCCGGCTGTCGAGACCGGCAAGATCGATGCCGGTATGCGGGATCGAGACCAGCAGCGGCGCCGTTCCTTGCGTGACGGTGAGCCAGGAAGGCGTGGTCATCATGCGGCTCCCGCAATCGATGGCAGCGCGATCGCGCCCGCCGCTTTCACCGCCGCCTCGCTGCGCACCAGGGCGATGGCCTTTTCCATGTCGGGATGGAAATGCCGGTCATTGTCGAGGTGCGGAACCTCGGCACGGACCAGCTTGCGCACCGCTTCGAGCGCTTCACTCGAAGCCAGCGGGGCGTGGAAATCGCAGCCTTGGGCGGCCGCCAGCAATTCGATGCCGACAACGGCGGTGGCATTCTCGATCATGCCGAGCAGCCGTCGCGCGCCATGCGCGGCCATCGAGACATGGTCTTCCTGATTGGCGGAGGTCGGGATCGAATCGACGCTCGCCGGATAGGCCTTCTGCTTGTTTTCCGAAACAAGTGCGGCCGCCGTCACCTGCGGGATCATGAAGCCGGAATTCAGGCCAGGCTTGGGCGTCAGGAAGGCCGGCATGCCGGACAGCGCCGGATCGACCAGCATGGCGATGCGCCGTTCCGACAGCGAGCCGATCTCGCAGACCGCAAGCGCGATCATGTCGGCGGCAAAGGCGACCGGCTCGGCGTGGAAATTGCCGCCCGAAAGCGCGGTGTCGTCCTCGGCGAAGATCAGCGGGTTGTCGGTGACGCCGTTGGCCTCGGTCTCCAGAGTGTCGGCCGCCTTGCGCAGCACGTCGAGCGCCGCACCCATCACCTGCGGCTGGCAGCGCAGGCAGTACGGATCCTGCACGCGCTCGTCGCCGACGCGATGCGATTCACGGATGGCGCTGCCGGCCATCAGGTTGCGCAGCGCCTCCGCCGTCTCGATCTGGCCGCGATGTTTCCGCAAGAGATGGATGCGCGGATCGAAGGGCGCGTCCGAGCCCTTGGCGGCATCCGTCGACAGCGCGCCGGCAACCAGTGCGGACTGGTAGAGCGTCTCGGCCTCGAACAGGCCTGCGAGCGCGAAGGCGGTCGAGAACTGGGTGCCGTTGAGCAGCGCCAGACCTTCCTTGGCGCCAAGCGTCACCGGTTCCAGCCCGTGCGAGACGAAGGCGACTTTGGCCGGGAAGCGGCCATGCGGTGTAAAGCATTCGCCGACGCCGATCATGACGGCGGTCATATGCGAGAGCGGCGCGAGGTCGCCGGAAGCGCCGACCGAACCCTGCGCCGGCACCACCGGGGTGACGTCGTTGGCGAGCATCCCTTGAAGCAGGTCGATGGTCTCGGCGCGAACGCCGGAGGCGCCCTGGGCGAGGCTGGCAAGCTTCAGCGCCATCATCAGCCGCACCACCGCGACCGGCATCGGCTCGCCGACACCGGCGGCATGCGAAAGCACGATGTTGCGCTGGAGCGTCTCGAGGTCGGCTGCGGGAATGCGGGCGCTGGCCAGCTTGCCGAAGCCGGTGTTGATGCCATAGACCGGCTCGCCCTTGGCGACGATGCGGGCGACCGCCTCGGCGCTGGCCTTGATCTTCGGCCGGCAGGCGGCGTCAAGCTTCGGAACGGCGCCGCGATAGATGGCGCGCCAGTCGGCAAGTGTCGTGTTGCCGGGCTTCAGGATCAGTTCGGTCATTGTCCTCTCCAGATACGGGCATGGAGCGGGTTGAAGCCCATGCGGTAGACGAGCTCGGCTGGGCGCTCGATGTCCCAGATGGCAAGGTCGGCCGACTTGCCGGCTTCAAGCGTGCCGGTCTTGTCGAGCAGGCCCAGCGCACGCGCGGCCTCGCGGGTGACGCCGGCGAGACATTCGTCGACGGTCATGCCGAACAGCGTCGCGGCCATGTTCATGGTGAGCAGCAACGAGGTGAGCGGCGAGGTGCCGGGATTGCTGTCGGTGGCGACCGCCATCCTGACGCCGCGCCGGCGGAACAGATCGACCGGCGGCTTCTTCGTCTCGCGGATGAAGTAGTATGCGCCGGGAAGGATCGTCGCGACGGTGCCAGCGTCAGCCATCGCCGCGGCACCCGCCTCATCCGTATATTCGAGATGGTCGGCGGACAGCGCGCCATAGCGGGCGGCGAGCGCTGCGCCATGCAGGTTGGAGAGCTGGTCGGCGTGGAGTTTTACGGGCAGGCCGAGCGCTTTGGCCTT from Mesorhizobium sp. M1E.F.Ca.ET.045.02.1.1 includes the following:
- a CDS encoding glucoamylase family protein, which gives rise to MNIQTNPTKIEQTSAGFPVVTEAPIRSNFLPEDRLRALGAALADGEVRELFGLAPFEFQARIRDSAKKILEVYRSTNAAQAKGETITPAAQWLLDNNYLVEETIFQVKRDLPRRFYRQLPTLKLADGSALPRAFAVAWSYVEHSDSSVSATMFKAIVEGFQAVEPLKIGELWALPSLLRFVLIENLRRIAVRVNRTRQMRQIANEVADRVLATDDNADRTRILSTYAAHAQDTTFATQLLYRLRDGSQNAGRALEWLEGELEKTGSDAEEIIISEHQTLSSGNVTTGNIIRGLRLINDVDWTVWFEGVSRIDTLLRERTDFAALDFFSRDQYRTAIEQMARRSDLSEYRVAEKAIELAGHTPGVTDASGVPETADPAVHTDVGFFLVGPRRPELEKAIGYRPPFYVTFKRAFASAGWLGIVVPVFLLTALLLVLSGRALATLGLSVESVTLMLALFAVPASEGALAFFNTVVALFLKPTRLVGYDYKHGIPAAARTLCVVPSLIGSRDDVEENIRNIEVHHLANTAEEIHFALLSDWPDSKTEIDAADIEILQYARDEIARLNARYPSEGAPRFYLLHRRRLYNQAQGCWMGWERKRGKLHELNLLLRGDSDTTFLPLDVPLPEKVTYVMTLDADTRTTRDAVSTLVGKLAHPLNRPHFDPAKRLVTAGYTILQPRITASLTSGDDASFFQRVFSANRGLDPYVFAVSDVYQDVFGDGSFTGKGLYHVDAFEAALKGRIEENTILSHDLLEGALARAALVTDVELVEDYPTRYSVDASRHHRWARGDWQLLGFMFDPRSGVPALSRWKMVDNLRRTLTPIFWVMACIAGWTLLPFTQAAQWQALLILSLFMAPTFDIVNGILPKSGDQTPRGHFSALARDTVFGTALVALKVLLMAHLAWMMGDAIIRTLYRLFVSRQNLLEWRTASQAHKSGGSDLGSYYSMMYGAVIIGIVGLAIPVLADSTGAFVAFFFALFWIGSPAVACWISRSAETEDRLRISASDIHALRTVARRTWHYFETFVTAEHHYLPPDNFQESPAPVVAPRTSPTNIGVYLLSVVSARDFGWISLADAITRIDATMTTIENMPRDRGHLYNWYDTTTLKPLYPLYISAVDSGNLAGHLVAVAATCAEWAEAPSVHLQGDFEGILDTVTILDESLEDLPDDRRQLRPLRQRLADRLDGMRRAVMTIKAQPEMASIRTINLAVLAGEIRKLATAIHTEAASPKSDVIADWAARLEATCEAHVHDSHNDESAVSALRTKLLALRGRCRRYAFEMDFSFLMRQERKLLSIGYRVEEHQLDESCYDLLASEARLTSLFAIAKGDLPTEHWFRLGRPIVEIGFKGSLMSWSGSMFEYLMPPLVMKEPQGSILNQTSKLIIKRQIQYARSKNVPWGISEAAYNARDRELTYQYTNFGVPGLGLKRGLGQNTVIAPYATILAAQFNPREAVQNLMRLRSIGALGRHGYYDAVDFTPQRVPEGSDHAVVQNYMAHHSGMSIAAVADAIFEGRLRERFHSDPVIESAELLLQEKAPRDIPTATVRTEADERAKDETETESPDSRIILDPIKALRATNVMSNGRYSVMVTATGSGYSRFGELAVTRWQPDPSEDRLGSYIFLRDTANGDWWSATAEPKRAEGERVQTLFADDKASFTKSVGSLRSEVECIVISEGNGEGRRITLYNDGATDRHIEVTSFAELVLGNEASDNAHPAFSKMFVETEIAQNNGAIFATRRKREKNEPDITMVHFVTDPAGPSRDAEAETDRRAFIGRGRTIADAAAFDPGARLGGHQGFTLDPVAALRRQVRVPANKKISLTFWTVVGANRGELNEAIGRLDHQESFARQAMLAWTRSQVQTRHLGLSLTDAANVQKLARYLIYPDPFLRLPAESIASGLGRQSSLWPTSISGDFPIFLVRIGDVADLEIVAQALRFQEYMRARGMMIDFIVVNEQASSYVQDLQRAVETLCENSRLRGRELGPRQHIFAVRRDLMDEPTYKTLLSVARVALHTRNGTIFDQLERAETAALQARDALQQAEGGTPREPTLPPLPVPASRGADIAADGGGLGLWNGFGGFDGDGRHYVTRLTGRRTTPQPWINVISNASFGFHVSAEGAGFTWSRNSRDYQLTPWSNDPVSNRPSEGFYIYDQLTGKAFSPMAAVVRDPSMTYETWHGQGFSTFRSKRGPLSMDLTQVVDPVDPVKITRLRIQNAGQAPARLRVYAYAEWVLGGHRSRTAATIVPTRDPATGALLAQNPYGLDFGERVAFLAATAPVHSVTADRSEFIGRHGTTEYPQAVLGGLALSGRVEAGDDPCAVIASDIDIPAGGDVTLFWLLGDAGTAAGASALVQTHRGKDFDQRLADNERVWRGFLDTIQVDTPDKALNAMVNHWLPYQSLACRIRARSAFYQASGAFGFRDQLQDTLALLAHDPSLARDQILNAARRQFPEGDVQHWWLPRTDAGVRTMISDDVVWLAHATARYIEVTGDAAILKEHIPFIDGQEIGEGEHDAFFTPEITKTTAPLYDHCARALDLAIKRSSPAGLPLILGGDWNDGMNRVGEGGKGESVWLGWFLLKTLGDFAPVAKGQGDAKRAQAWTRHADALKRALESTAWDGQWYRRGSFDDGTPLGSHNSDECRIDSIAQSWSVLSGEGDPARSTTAMEQATKMLVDDELKIVKLFTPPFSNSDKDPGYIKSYPPGVRENGGQYTHAATWFVIALAEMGRVDEAYRCFSMLNPVNHASDEAAAEHYRVEPYVVAADIYAGEGKGGRGGWTWYTGSAGWLYRAAVEGILGIERRGKQITFRPKLPSHWDGYAATLRMFDGEIKVRVIRDKKTKSISLEVNGSKTKSGSFEPKAGDKTEVVVKIPA
- a CDS encoding HutD family protein; translated protein: MRILRAAGYRVMPWKNGGGTTTEIAVSPDSAGLDDFDWRISMARVETGGPFSSFAGIDRTLAVLEGEGIVLDIAGQPASRLTTASAPLSFPGDVPTSATLISGPIIDLNVMTRRGRMGHTVERLSLSSEREIDAGSDTTLVLPVGVGVKVFSQDLASLGPLDILILDRDSPKLRLEPEGQGPLFVIRLFNLAAND
- the hutU gene encoding urocanate hydratase yields the protein MNNPRHNIREVRAPRGDKLNARYWTTEAPLRMLMNNLDPEVAENPNELVVYGGIGRAARTWNDFDRIAATLKTLGEDETLLVQSGKPVGVFRTHKDAPRVLIANSNLVPHWANWEKFNELDRKGLMMYGQMTAGSWIYIGTQGIVQGTYETFVEAGRQHYGGNLKGKWILTGGLGGMGGAQPLAAVMAGACCLAIECNPDSIDFRLRTRYLDEKAETLDEAMEMIERWTKAGEAKSVGLLGNTAEIVPEMFRRGVRPDILTDQTSAHDPINGYLPKGWTMAEWREKRTSDPKAVEKAARASMREHVEAMVAFWNAGVPTLDYGNNIRQVAKDEGFENAFAFPGFVPAYIRPLFCRGIGPFRWAALSGDPEDIYKTDAKVRELTPGNTHLHNWLDMARERISFQGLPARICWVGLGDRHRLGLAINEMVAKGELKAPVVIGRDHLDSGSVASPNRETEAMRDGSDAVSDWPLLNALLNTASGATWVSLHHGGGVGMGFSQHAGMVIVADGTPDAAKRLERVLWNDPATGVMRHADAGYDIAIACAKEHQLNLPGILG